A stretch of DNA from Arctopsyche grandis isolate Sample6627 chromosome 6, ASM5162203v2, whole genome shotgun sequence:
tttataacctaattttttttttatttttacatgtaatagaaattataaattttacaccCTAATAATATCTGATAtctgaaattaaaatgaaattgtatttgttacagtttataaaattcaacGGCGGTGGAAGAATGCACGAGACTGCTACTCTAAAGCTCTgactttgaaaaaattaaataggaaAAATAGTAAAACGTATGTCTTCTTTGAGCAACTTAAATTTTTGGAGCAATTAGatcaaaaaaagcttttaaaaagagACGATTCGGATCGATTTGTGAGCTATTCTACTTCAGTTTCTGAAGAATCAGAAACTGAACTagaaacacaaaaaataaagtCGAAAAAGAGAAAACTCGACGATGAcgtagattgcaaaaataaacttttGGAAATGTCACTAAAGTCATCAAAAGATGGAATTGATACTGATGTTGCATTTTTTCAATCGATACTTCCCATGGTACGCGATCTCGATGAACTAGAGAAATTGGTGTTTCGATCAAAAGTTATTGAggaattgataaatattaaactGAAGAAAtctaaataatgtaaataaaaaaaataatttaagtgttgtaaataaatatgatccAATAAcagttttggtttttttttgtaaaaaatacctttaatgtttatgtataatcacTTGCCTCTCCCTTCCTTCTCACTCGCTCGCGTATAAACAGACAGGCGTGAGCGAGATGTAAAAGCAGTAGCTGTAGCACCATAATTACTTTGTCATTTaatttccaaaatctttgaatGTAAAGAATGAGGGAGAGgcttatttatttagtatttaattCCAGATAAGGGGGTACCGAATCTTGATATTATCAAAGCTAACTCTTTTGAGTCTAGCTTGCAAAAAGTCCATTTTGATAGAGCTCTGTCAACTTTACTCGTATGTGCGAGTGAGCGAATGAGATGGCGTCATGCACTCTCCATTCTTCATCTCGCTCTTACAACATCCATGCAGTCATTAACAGCAGCACttttaaatctatttaaaatcatttaccgctcaaaTTAGACcgtttcgataaaaaaaatattgagaaaac
This window harbors:
- the LOC143912519 gene encoding uncharacterized protein LOC143912519; its protein translation is MSIVTERVIAEVSKRACLWDVTTDAYKNRDTRQASWLEIAAELFPNFSSLSAGDKRLTVYKIQRRWKNARDCYSKALTLKKLNRKNSKTYVFFEQLKFLEQLDQKKLLKRDDSDRFVSYSTSVSEESETELETQKIKSKKRKLDDDVDCKNKLLEMSLKSSKDGIDTDVAFFQSILPMVRDLDELEKLVFRSKVIEELINIKLKKSK